In Nocardioides faecalis, the following proteins share a genomic window:
- a CDS encoding biotin--[acetyl-CoA-carboxylase] ligase has product MTTGSSQRPHRGPLDASRLAEAFAPYPDLTLELLAEAASTNAVAAQRAAEGAPEGLVVLADHQAAGRGRLDRTWQTPPGTAVTFSLLLRPGVPAACWPWLPLLVGHNVAKALTALGHEASLKWPNDVLLADGRKVAGILVERVDTPAGPAAIVGVGINVAQEAAELPVDTATSLAIDAAGVAPDRETVLLEAVATVREGYDVWQAGGEQGTERLASSYRAHCATIGRQVRVDLPGGGELLGRAVDIDGSGRLVVQTSEGPRSVGAGDVVHVRPAPDAD; this is encoded by the coding sequence GTGACCACCGGCTCAAGCCAGCGCCCTCACCGTGGACCCCTCGACGCCTCCAGGCTCGCGGAGGCGTTCGCCCCGTACCCCGACCTGACGCTGGAGCTGCTGGCCGAGGCCGCCTCCACCAACGCCGTCGCCGCGCAGCGTGCGGCCGAGGGCGCGCCCGAGGGCCTGGTCGTCCTCGCCGACCACCAGGCCGCGGGCCGGGGTCGGCTGGACCGGACCTGGCAGACGCCGCCGGGCACCGCGGTGACCTTCTCCCTGCTGCTGCGCCCCGGCGTCCCCGCCGCCTGCTGGCCCTGGCTGCCGCTGCTGGTGGGCCACAACGTCGCCAAGGCGTTGACCGCGCTGGGCCACGAGGCCTCGCTGAAGTGGCCCAACGACGTGCTCCTGGCCGACGGCCGCAAGGTCGCCGGCATCCTCGTCGAGCGGGTGGACACCCCCGCCGGCCCGGCCGCGATCGTCGGGGTCGGCATCAACGTGGCCCAGGAGGCCGCCGAGCTGCCGGTGGACACCGCGACCAGCCTGGCCATCGACGCCGCGGGGGTGGCCCCGGACCGGGAGACCGTGCTGCTGGAGGCCGTCGCCACCGTCCGCGAGGGGTACGACGTGTGGCAGGCCGGCGGCGAGCAGGGCACCGAGCGGCTGGCGAGCTCCTACCGCGCCCACTGCGCCACGATCGGCCGGCAGGTGCGCGTCGACCTGCCCGGCGGCGGCGAGCTGCTCGGCCGGGCGGTCGACATCGACGGCTCCGGCCGCCTGGTGGTGCAGACCTCCGAGGGGCCGCGCAGCGTCGGTGCGGGCGACGTCGTGCACGTGCGTCCCGCGCCGGACGCGGACTGA
- a CDS encoding PH domain-containing protein: MAISKKLLNPGEQVIISTRQHPKALFVPILMLVLFLAVAVLAQVWLADDGFSRVLTYVVWVLAALGILWFSVRPFITWLTTVHAFTDRRLISRWGVLTRNGHDIPLNRVSDISIEINLIDRPFGCGSLIVTNAADGGKVRLNDIPHAEASHRRLSALMHEVHEVRNQRRDEGV; the protein is encoded by the coding sequence GTGGCGATCTCCAAGAAGCTGCTCAACCCAGGTGAGCAGGTCATCATCAGCACCCGGCAGCACCCCAAGGCGCTGTTCGTGCCGATCCTGATGCTCGTGCTGTTCCTCGCCGTCGCGGTGCTCGCCCAGGTGTGGCTGGCCGACGACGGCTTCTCCCGCGTGCTGACCTACGTGGTGTGGGTGCTGGCCGCGCTCGGCATCCTGTGGTTCAGCGTGCGCCCGTTCATCACCTGGCTGACCACGGTGCACGCCTTCACCGACCGGCGCCTGATCTCGCGGTGGGGCGTGCTGACCCGCAACGGCCACGACATCCCGCTGAACCGGGTCAGCGACATCTCCATCGAGATCAACCTGATCGACCGGCCGTTCGGCTGCGGCTCGCTGATCGTCACCAACGCCGCCGACGGCGGCAAGGTGCGGCTCAACGACATCCCGCACGCCGAGGCCAGCCACCGCCGGCTCAGTGCGCTCATGCACGAGGTCCACGAGGTCCGCAACCAGCGTCGGGACGAAGGTGTCTGA
- a CDS encoding adenylate/guanylate cyclase domain-containing protein has protein sequence MSEESAERTLLGEAPEFTAAQVAEHAGLSLERARKLWRILGFPEHGDEAAYTRADADALRVVASLLDEGVISFDVALNVVRGVGLTMARLADWEVGELAHLLEGRYAEEAEAASVQPATWAIERFGPRFEELLLYAWRSHLNAAVVRVQAARAIDSDPHTTDLSVGFADIVGFTALSNEVTRERIGELVEIFEARCADVINREHGRLIKSMGDAVLFVNDDAMAAFTTAEGIINVIGRDPRMPDVRVGLATGGVVMRMGDVFGPPVNMAARLTQVARRNRIIVDHATADALPKDLIESRPLPPRPVRGFGVVEPVAVRRA, from the coding sequence GTGTCTGAGGAGTCCGCCGAGCGCACGCTGCTGGGTGAGGCGCCCGAGTTCACCGCTGCCCAGGTCGCCGAGCACGCCGGCCTGTCGCTGGAGCGGGCGCGCAAGCTGTGGCGCATCCTCGGCTTCCCCGAGCACGGCGACGAGGCCGCCTACACCCGTGCCGACGCCGACGCCCTGCGCGTGGTCGCCTCCCTGCTCGACGAGGGGGTGATCAGCTTCGACGTCGCCCTCAACGTGGTGCGTGGCGTCGGGCTGACCATGGCTCGGCTGGCCGACTGGGAGGTCGGCGAGCTGGCGCACCTGCTCGAGGGCCGGTACGCCGAGGAGGCCGAGGCGGCGTCGGTGCAGCCCGCGACGTGGGCCATCGAGCGCTTCGGACCTCGCTTCGAGGAGCTGCTCCTCTACGCCTGGCGCAGCCACCTCAACGCCGCGGTCGTGAGGGTGCAGGCCGCCCGGGCGATCGACTCCGACCCGCACACCACCGACCTCAGCGTCGGGTTCGCCGACATCGTCGGGTTCACCGCGCTGTCCAACGAGGTCACCCGGGAGCGGATCGGGGAGCTGGTCGAGATCTTCGAGGCGCGCTGCGCCGACGTGATCAACCGCGAGCACGGCCGGCTGATCAAGTCGATGGGCGACGCGGTGCTGTTCGTCAACGACGACGCGATGGCCGCCTTCACCACCGCCGAGGGGATCATCAACGTCATCGGCCGCGACCCGCGGATGCCTGATGTCCGCGTCGGCCTGGCCACCGGCGGCGTGGTGATGCGGATGGGCGACGTGTTCGGCCCACCGGTCAACATGGCCGCCCGGCTGACCCAGGTCGCGCGCCGCAACCGCATCATCGTCGACCACGCCACCGCCGACGCGCTGCCCAAGGACCTCATCGAGTCGCGCCCGCTGCCCCCGCGCCCGGTGCGCGGCTTCGGGGTCGTCGAGCCGGTCGCCGTACGACGGGCCTGA
- a CDS encoding winged helix-turn-helix domain-containing protein translates to MIEVQDVRVDPTTRRAWRGGRELSLSRKEFDLVHALIARAGSVVTREELMRDVWGVTFWTSSKTIDVHLGWVRRKLGDDPRRPYLISTIRGRGLRFETNVDADLDASVQEPIA, encoded by the coding sequence GTGATCGAGGTGCAGGACGTCAGGGTGGACCCGACGACGCGCCGCGCGTGGCGCGGGGGGCGTGAGCTCTCCCTGTCCCGCAAGGAGTTCGACCTCGTGCACGCGCTGATCGCTCGGGCCGGGTCGGTGGTCACCCGCGAGGAGCTGATGCGCGACGTGTGGGGCGTGACGTTCTGGACCTCGTCCAAGACGATCGACGTCCACCTCGGCTGGGTGCGCCGCAAGCTGGGCGACGACCCGCGCCGGCCCTACCTGATCAGCACCATCCGCGGCCGCGGGCTGCGCTTCGAGACCAATGTCGACGCCGACCTCGACGCATCCGTCCAGGAGCCGATTGCATAG
- a CDS encoding 5-(carboxyamino)imidazole ribonucleotide synthase has translation MSTTDPSAPRVAVIGGGQLARMMAQPAIALGVPLRLLAEAEGVSADQVIADSRVGDYRDLDDLRAVTEGCAVVTFDHEHVPTEHLRALAADGVVAHPGPEALVHAQDKIVMREAMSRLGAPQPRWAVVADTADVEAFGLPCVLKVSRGGYDGKGVWVVREIADAAEPLAVAERTGVRLLAEELVDFTRELSALVARAPSGQAAAYPVVATLQVDGVCREVVAPAPDLDPALAASAQELALRIAGELGVTGILAVELFEAPDPDVEGGTRVLVNELAMRPHNTGHWTQDGAVTSQFENHLRAALDLPLGSPEPRARWTVMVNILGGEDEAVGRLYDGYPHALARDPRLRVHLYGKALRPGRKVGHVNVYGDDLDDCLERARHAAAWFRGDLGNESE, from the coding sequence GTGTCGACGACCGATCCCTCTGCTCCTCGTGTCGCCGTCATCGGGGGCGGCCAGCTCGCCCGGATGATGGCCCAGCCGGCGATCGCGCTCGGCGTCCCGCTGCGACTGCTGGCCGAGGCCGAGGGCGTCTCCGCCGACCAGGTGATCGCCGACAGCCGGGTCGGTGACTACCGCGACCTGGACGACCTGCGGGCGGTGACCGAGGGCTGCGCCGTGGTGACCTTCGACCACGAGCACGTGCCCACCGAGCACCTGCGGGCCCTGGCCGCCGACGGCGTGGTGGCCCACCCCGGGCCGGAGGCACTGGTGCACGCGCAGGACAAGATCGTGATGCGCGAGGCGATGAGTCGTCTCGGCGCACCGCAGCCGCGCTGGGCGGTGGTCGCCGACACCGCCGACGTCGAGGCGTTCGGGCTGCCCTGCGTGCTCAAGGTGAGCCGCGGCGGCTACGACGGCAAGGGCGTGTGGGTGGTCCGCGAGATCGCCGACGCCGCCGAGCCGCTGGCCGTCGCCGAGCGCACCGGGGTGCGGCTGTTGGCCGAGGAGCTGGTGGACTTCACCCGGGAGCTGTCCGCGCTGGTGGCCCGCGCCCCCAGCGGCCAGGCGGCCGCCTACCCGGTGGTGGCGACGCTGCAGGTCGACGGCGTGTGCCGCGAGGTCGTCGCGCCGGCGCCGGACCTGGACCCCGCGCTGGCCGCCTCCGCGCAGGAGCTGGCGCTGCGCATCGCCGGCGAGCTCGGCGTCACCGGCATCTTGGCGGTCGAGCTCTTCGAGGCGCCCGACCCCGACGTCGAGGGCGGCACCCGGGTGCTCGTCAACGAGCTGGCGATGCGACCGCACAACACCGGCCACTGGACCCAGGATGGTGCGGTCACCAGCCAGTTCGAGAACCACCTGCGCGCGGCCCTCGACCTGCCGCTGGGCTCCCCGGAGCCGCGGGCGCGGTGGACGGTCATGGTCAACATCCTCGGCGGCGAGGACGAGGCCGTCGGGCGGCTGTACGACGGCTACCCGCACGCCCTGGCCCGGGACCCGCGGCTGCGGGTGCACCTCTACGGCAAGGCGCTGCGTCCCGGCCGCAAGGTCGGCCACGTCAACGTCTACGGCGACGACCTGGACGACTGCCTGGAGCGGGCCCGGCACGCCGCGGCCTGGTTCCGCGGCGACCTCGGCAACGAGAGCGAGTAG
- the purE gene encoding 5-(carboxyamino)imidazole ribonucleotide mutase: MSARVGIVMGSDSDWPVMQAAAQALGEFDVAFEADVVSAHRMPEEMLDYGRSAAERGLSVIIAGAGGAAHLPGMLAAVTPLPVIGVPVPLKYLDGMDSLLSIVQMPAGVPVATVAVGGARNAGLLAVRILAATDAGLQQRMVAFQAELRSAAHAKGAVVREAAQA; encoded by the coding sequence ATGAGCGCGCGTGTGGGCATCGTGATGGGGTCGGACTCCGACTGGCCGGTGATGCAGGCGGCGGCACAGGCGCTGGGCGAGTTCGACGTCGCCTTCGAGGCCGACGTGGTCTCCGCGCACCGGATGCCCGAGGAGATGCTCGACTACGGCCGGTCCGCGGCTGAGCGCGGGCTGTCGGTGATCATCGCCGGTGCCGGCGGTGCGGCCCACCTGCCGGGGATGCTCGCGGCGGTCACGCCGCTGCCGGTGATCGGTGTGCCGGTGCCGCTGAAGTACCTGGACGGCATGGACTCGCTGCTGTCGATCGTGCAGATGCCGGCCGGCGTGCCGGTGGCGACCGTCGCCGTCGGCGGTGCCCGCAACGCGGGCCTGCTCGCGGTCCGCATCCTCGCCGCCACCGACGCAGGCCTGCAGCAGCGGATGGTCGCGTTCCAGGCCGAGCTCAGGTCCGCGGCGCACGCCAAGGGCGCCGTCGTGCGCGAGGCCGCGCAGGCCTGA
- a CDS encoding CoA-binding protein, translating into MTAAAHLDPAAIDLMLDDCPTWAVVGLSGNPARTAFRIARLLHSHGKRVVPIHPDAPVVLGEQGYPTLADVPFAVDVVDVFRRSEAAGEFADQAVAIGARGVWFQLGVVDHAAFARTRAAGVPMVMDTCPAIEWSRRHQS; encoded by the coding sequence ATGACCGCTGCCGCCCACCTCGACCCCGCCGCGATCGACCTGATGCTCGACGACTGCCCCACCTGGGCGGTCGTGGGCCTGTCGGGCAATCCCGCGCGCACCGCGTTCCGCATCGCCCGGCTGCTGCACTCGCACGGCAAGCGGGTCGTGCCGATCCACCCCGACGCGCCCGTCGTGCTCGGCGAGCAGGGCTACCCCACGCTGGCCGACGTGCCCTTCGCCGTCGACGTGGTCGACGTGTTCCGCCGCTCCGAGGCCGCCGGCGAGTTCGCCGACCAGGCCGTGGCGATCGGGGCGCGCGGCGTGTGGTTCCAGCTCGGCGTGGTGGACCACGCCGCCTTCGCCCGCACCCGGGCCGCCGGCGTGCCCATGGTGATGGACACCTGTCCCGCCATCGAGTGGAGCCGGCGCCACCAGAGCTAG
- a CDS encoding TetR/AcrR family transcriptional regulator, translating to MPTSSRTRLVAAAFELFERQGYDATTIDDIAGLAGTGRSTFFRHFRGKEDVVLPDHDVVLGRVADRLAVASPEGREIALREATGVVLHHYLAEGATARARYRLASTVPAIRDREIASGQRYLRLFVRYVHEWLDAEPNGPLRAEMVAAGVVIAHNHVLRRWLREEIDDEGATRELDQALDLALVHLHASPAGAAGPPTVVITHDGAAVEHVLRRVRDALTAPSPGTATP from the coding sequence GTGCCCACCTCCTCCCGGACTCGTCTCGTGGCCGCCGCCTTCGAGCTCTTCGAGCGCCAGGGGTACGACGCCACGACGATCGACGACATCGCCGGCCTCGCAGGCACCGGCCGCAGCACGTTCTTCCGCCACTTCCGCGGCAAGGAGGACGTGGTGCTGCCCGACCACGACGTGGTGCTGGGCCGGGTCGCCGACCGGCTCGCGGTGGCCTCGCCCGAGGGCCGGGAGATCGCGCTGCGCGAGGCCACCGGCGTCGTGCTGCACCACTACCTGGCCGAGGGCGCCACGGCCCGGGCCCGCTACCGGCTGGCCAGCACCGTGCCGGCGATCCGCGACCGAGAGATCGCCTCCGGCCAGCGCTACCTGCGGCTCTTCGTCCGCTACGTGCACGAGTGGCTCGACGCCGAGCCCAACGGTCCGCTGCGCGCCGAGATGGTCGCCGCCGGGGTGGTGATCGCGCACAACCACGTGCTGCGCCGCTGGCTGCGCGAGGAGATCGACGACGAGGGGGCGACCCGCGAGCTGGACCAGGCCCTCGACCTGGCACTGGTCCACCTGCACGCCTCCCCGGCGGGCGCGGCCGGTCCCCCGACCGTGGTGATCACCCACGACGGCGCCGCCGTCGAGCACGTGCTGCGTCGGGTGCGCGACGCACTCACCGCGCCGTCGCCGGGTACCGCAACCCCATGA
- a CDS encoding acyl-CoA dehydrogenase family protein encodes MYALSEEQQAIREAVRAICDAKVAPFAAEVDEEARYPREAAEALQAADFHAPHVPEEYGGAGADALATVIVIEEVARADVSASLIPAVNKLGSLPVMIGGSEELKKKYLTALASGQGGFSYCLSEPDAGSDAANQKTRAVRDGDGWILNGTKRWITNAGESEFYTVLAMTDPEKRSRGISAFVVEKSDEGVSFGAPEKKLGIKGSPTREVYFDNVRIPGDRLIGEEGKGFEYAMKTLDHTRVTIAAQAVGVAQGALDYALGYAKERQQFGKSIADFQGLQFLLAEMGMKIEAARQLTYAAAGRSERGEKDLTFFGAAAKCFASDVAMEVTTNAVQVLGGYGYTRDYPVERMMRDAKITQIYEGTNQVQRIVMARQLLAGVQSEL; translated from the coding sequence ATGTACGCCCTTTCCGAGGAGCAGCAGGCCATCCGCGAGGCCGTGCGCGCGATCTGCGACGCCAAGGTCGCGCCGTTCGCCGCCGAGGTCGACGAGGAGGCCCGCTACCCCCGCGAGGCGGCCGAGGCGCTCCAGGCGGCGGACTTCCACGCCCCCCACGTCCCCGAGGAGTACGGCGGCGCCGGCGCCGACGCGCTCGCCACCGTGATCGTCATCGAGGAGGTCGCCCGCGCCGACGTCTCCGCCTCGCTGATCCCGGCGGTCAACAAGCTCGGCTCGCTGCCGGTGATGATCGGCGGCTCTGAGGAGCTGAAGAAGAAGTACCTCACCGCGCTCGCCTCGGGCCAGGGCGGCTTCTCCTACTGCCTCTCCGAGCCCGACGCCGGCTCGGACGCGGCCAACCAGAAGACCCGTGCGGTGCGCGACGGCGACGGCTGGATCCTCAACGGCACCAAGCGCTGGATCACCAACGCCGGCGAGTCGGAGTTCTACACGGTGCTCGCGATGACCGACCCCGAGAAGCGCAGCCGCGGCATCTCCGCCTTCGTGGTCGAGAAGTCCGACGAGGGCGTCTCCTTCGGCGCGCCCGAGAAGAAGCTCGGCATCAAGGGCTCCCCGACCCGCGAGGTCTACTTCGACAACGTGCGCATCCCCGGCGACCGGCTGATCGGCGAGGAGGGCAAGGGCTTCGAGTACGCCATGAAGACCCTCGACCACACCCGGGTCACCATCGCCGCCCAGGCCGTCGGTGTCGCCCAGGGCGCGCTCGACTACGCGCTCGGCTACGCCAAGGAGCGCCAGCAGTTCGGCAAGTCCATCGCCGACTTCCAGGGCCTGCAGTTCCTGCTCGCCGAGATGGGCATGAAGATCGAGGCCGCCCGCCAGCTGACCTACGCCGCCGCCGGCCGCTCCGAGCGCGGCGAGAAGGACCTGACCTTCTTCGGTGCCGCGGCCAAGTGCTTCGCCTCCGACGTCGCGATGGAGGTCACCACCAACGCGGTGCAGGTCCTCGGCGGCTACGGCTACACCCGCGACTACCCGGTCGAGCGGATGATGCGCGACGCCAAGATCACCCAGATCTACGAGGGCACCAACCAGGTGCAGCGGATCGTGATGGCACGTCAGCTCCTCGCGGGGGTGCAGTCCGAGCTCTGA
- a CDS encoding phosphoketolase family protein, which produces MPHSREQLLDIDAWWRATNYLSVGQIYLMDNPLVQRKLEAEDIKPRLLGHWGTTPGLNLIWAHLNRLIRERDVDAIVLAGPGHGGPAAVANAWLEGTYTEVYHRVGQDLEGMRRLFRQFSFPGGIPSHVAPETPGSIHEGGELGYVLSHAYGAVLDNPDLVAVAVVGDGEFETGPLATSWHCNKFVDPVNDGAVLPVLHLNGYKIANPTVPARIPREELEALLVGYGHEVFTVEGDDPLDVHRQMAEAMDAAHDRIAEIQRAAREDGDLVRRPWPMILLVTPKGWTGPAVVDGKQVEGTWRAHQVPLAGTRDNVEHRAQLEEWLKSYRPEELFEEDGRPVERLQALAPDGDRRTSANPHANGGLLRRPLELPPFASAAVEVKAPGASMHEPTRVLGHYLREVMRHNADRFRIFGPDETASNRLDAVYEVTDKVFAGEILDSDEHLAPHGRVMEMLSEHTCQGWLEGYLLTGRHGLFSCYEAFIHIVDSMFNQHAKWLKTTNEIEWRARIASLNYLLTSHVWRQDHNGFSHQDPGFIDHVVNKKSEVVRIYLPPDANTLLSVAEHCLASTQYVNVIVAGKQPSYDWLDAEQADLHCARGLGIWDWASTGGDDPDVVLACAGDVPTLEAVAAAGLLREHLPEVSVRFVNVVDLMRLQDERDHPHGLSGREFDAVFTADKPVIFAYHGYPWLIHRLTYHRTNHSNFHVRGYLEEGTTTTPFDMVMMNNLDRFHLVMDVIDRVEGLGQRAAGVRQLMMDTRRRARAWTREHGEDLPEVSGWQWSPTSPTSP; this is translated from the coding sequence ATGCCCCACTCCCGTGAACAACTGCTGGACATCGACGCGTGGTGGCGAGCCACCAACTACCTGAGCGTCGGGCAGATCTACCTGATGGACAATCCGCTGGTCCAGCGGAAGCTGGAGGCCGAGGACATCAAGCCCCGGCTGCTCGGGCACTGGGGTACGACGCCGGGACTGAACCTGATCTGGGCGCACCTGAACAGGCTGATCCGCGAGCGTGACGTCGACGCGATCGTGCTCGCTGGGCCGGGGCACGGCGGCCCGGCGGCCGTCGCGAACGCCTGGCTGGAGGGCACCTACACCGAGGTCTACCACCGCGTCGGCCAGGACCTGGAGGGGATGCGCCGGCTGTTCCGGCAGTTCTCCTTCCCCGGCGGCATACCGAGCCACGTGGCGCCCGAGACGCCCGGTTCCATCCACGAGGGTGGCGAGCTCGGCTACGTGCTCTCCCACGCCTACGGCGCGGTGCTGGACAACCCCGACCTCGTCGCGGTGGCGGTGGTGGGCGACGGTGAGTTCGAGACCGGTCCGCTCGCCACGTCCTGGCACTGCAACAAGTTCGTCGACCCGGTCAACGACGGCGCGGTGCTGCCGGTGCTGCACCTCAACGGCTACAAGATCGCCAACCCCACCGTCCCGGCCCGGATCCCGCGCGAGGAGCTCGAGGCCCTGCTGGTCGGCTACGGCCACGAGGTGTTCACCGTCGAGGGCGACGACCCGCTCGACGTGCACCGCCAGATGGCCGAGGCGATGGACGCCGCCCACGACCGGATCGCCGAGATCCAGCGGGCCGCCCGCGAGGACGGCGACCTCGTACGACGCCCGTGGCCGATGATCCTGTTGGTCACCCCCAAGGGCTGGACCGGTCCGGCCGTGGTCGACGGCAAGCAGGTGGAGGGCACCTGGCGGGCCCACCAGGTGCCGTTGGCGGGGACCCGGGACAACGTGGAGCACCGCGCCCAGCTGGAGGAGTGGCTGAAGTCCTACCGGCCGGAGGAGCTCTTCGAGGAGGACGGTCGCCCGGTCGAGCGGTTGCAGGCGCTCGCGCCGGACGGGGACCGTCGTACCTCCGCGAACCCGCACGCCAACGGCGGGCTGCTGCGCCGGCCGCTGGAGCTGCCGCCGTTCGCCAGCGCCGCCGTCGAGGTCAAGGCGCCCGGCGCGTCGATGCACGAGCCGACCCGGGTGCTCGGGCACTACCTGCGCGAGGTGATGCGGCACAACGCCGACCGGTTCCGCATCTTCGGCCCCGACGAGACCGCCTCCAACCGGCTGGACGCCGTCTACGAGGTCACCGACAAGGTGTTCGCCGGGGAGATCCTGGACTCCGACGAGCACTTGGCGCCGCACGGCCGGGTGATGGAGATGCTCTCCGAGCACACCTGCCAGGGCTGGCTCGAGGGCTACCTGCTCACCGGCCGGCACGGGCTGTTCAGCTGCTACGAGGCGTTCATCCACATCGTCGACTCGATGTTCAACCAGCACGCCAAGTGGCTCAAGACCACCAACGAGATCGAGTGGCGCGCGCGCATCGCCTCGCTCAACTACCTGCTCACCTCGCACGTGTGGCGCCAGGACCACAACGGCTTCTCCCACCAGGACCCGGGCTTCATCGACCACGTGGTCAACAAGAAGTCCGAGGTGGTGCGGATCTACCTGCCGCCGGACGCCAACACGCTGCTCTCGGTGGCCGAGCACTGCCTGGCCAGCACGCAGTACGTCAACGTCATCGTCGCCGGCAAGCAGCCGTCGTACGACTGGCTGGATGCCGAGCAGGCCGACCTGCACTGCGCCCGCGGTCTGGGCATCTGGGACTGGGCCTCCACCGGCGGCGACGACCCCGACGTGGTGCTGGCCTGCGCCGGTGACGTGCCCACGCTGGAGGCGGTCGCCGCCGCCGGGCTGCTGCGCGAGCACCTGCCCGAGGTGTCCGTCCGGTTCGTCAACGTGGTCGACCTGATGCGCCTGCAGGACGAGCGCGACCACCCGCACGGCCTGTCCGGGCGGGAGTTCGACGCCGTGTTCACCGCGGACAAGCCGGTGATCTTCGCCTACCACGGCTACCCGTGGCTGATCCACCGGCTGACCTACCACCGCACCAACCACTCCAACTTCCACGTGCGCGGCTACCTGGAGGAGGGCACCACCACCACGCCGTTCGACATGGTGATGATGAACAACCTCGACCGCTTCCACCTGGTGATGGACGTGATCGACCGGGTCGAGGGACTGGGGCAGCGGGCCGCCGGGGTGCGTCAGCTCATGATGGACACCCGGCGCCGGGCGCGGGCCTGGACCCGGGAGCACGGCGAGGACCTGCCGGAGGTCTCCGGGTGGCAGTGGTCGCCGACGTCGCCGACGTCGCCCTGA
- a CDS encoding acetate/propionate family kinase, producing MSRADDLVLVLNAGSSSLKYQVLRMPAGEVLLRAHVELVEAGGWGQALADVTTAVDGAGLSGRLRAIGHRVVHGGTRHTSPAVVDDALIASVEELAELAPLHNPPAVSGMRHAAAAFPDIPQVAVFDTGFFADLPEAAARYAIDVELADAEGIRRYGMHGISHGYLVQRTADLLERPLAELSLITLHLGNGASAAAVQGGRPLDTSMGLTPVEGLVMGSRSGDLDPGVLLHLLRHRGYDADGLDDLLNHRSGLRGLYGSTDVRDVLAAVAAGDPRALLAHEIYCRRIRKYVGAYLALLGGADAIVFAGGAGEHQPKVRADALAGLAGLGIEVDPERNDAVVAEAGVISPDGAGVTVLVVPTDEELAIAREAVALLG from the coding sequence ATGAGCCGAGCCGACGACCTCGTCCTGGTCCTGAACGCCGGCTCCTCGTCGCTGAAGTACCAGGTGCTCCGGATGCCCGCCGGCGAGGTCCTGCTGCGCGCGCACGTCGAGCTCGTCGAGGCCGGCGGCTGGGGGCAGGCGCTGGCGGACGTCACCACGGCCGTCGACGGCGCCGGCCTGTCCGGCCGGTTGAGGGCGATCGGCCACCGGGTGGTGCACGGCGGCACCCGGCACACCAGCCCGGCCGTGGTGGACGACGCCCTGATCGCCAGCGTCGAGGAGCTCGCCGAGCTGGCCCCGCTGCACAACCCGCCCGCCGTCTCCGGCATGCGGCACGCGGCCGCCGCGTTCCCCGACATCCCCCAGGTCGCCGTCTTCGACACCGGGTTCTTCGCCGACCTGCCCGAGGCCGCGGCCCGCTACGCCATCGACGTCGAGCTGGCGGACGCGGAGGGGATCCGGCGCTACGGCATGCACGGCATCAGCCACGGCTACCTCGTCCAACGCACCGCCGACCTGCTCGAGCGGCCTCTCGCCGAGCTGTCCCTGATCACCCTGCACCTGGGCAACGGCGCCTCCGCGGCGGCGGTGCAGGGCGGCCGCCCGCTGGACACGAGCATGGGGCTGACCCCGGTGGAGGGCCTGGTGATGGGCAGCCGCAGCGGCGACCTCGACCCGGGCGTCCTGCTGCACCTGCTGCGCCACCGCGGGTACGACGCGGACGGGCTCGACGACCTGCTGAACCACCGCAGCGGCCTGCGCGGCCTGTACGGCTCCACCGACGTGCGCGACGTGCTGGCCGCGGTGGCCGCCGGCGACCCGCGGGCCCTGCTGGCCCATGAGATCTACTGCCGCCGGATCCGCAAGTACGTCGGCGCCTACCTCGCGCTCCTGGGGGGCGCGGACGCGATCGTGTTCGCCGGCGGGGCCGGCGAGCACCAGCCGAAGGTGCGCGCCGACGCGCTGGCCGGCCTGGCCGGGCTCGGCATCGAGGTCGACCCCGAGCGCAACGACGCCGTGGTGGCCGAGGCGGGCGTGATCAGCCCCGACGGCGCCGGAGTCACGGTGCTCGTCGTACCGACCGACGAGGAGCTGGCGATCGCCCGGGAGGCGGTCGCCCTGCTGGGCTGA